A single Lactuca sativa cultivar Salinas chromosome 8, Lsat_Salinas_v11, whole genome shotgun sequence DNA region contains:
- the LOC111904042 gene encoding 21 kDa protein, whose protein sequence is MANLTLTLFILAVLFLAGTITADYITSSCTATTYPRLCVQSLSPYAETIKHNPAELARFALNVTLNQSESAQSFLQKLTESKWLNSRERSAVGDCLEEVNDSLDRVRNSIRELNSVDRFKGREFLLHMSNVQTWISSALTDENTCMDGFSGQEIGGPVQSSVRIQISDVAHFTSNALALINHYLI, encoded by the coding sequence ATGGCAAACCTCACACTCACACTTTTCATTCTCGCTGTCCTCTTCCTCGCCGGAACTATCACCGCCGACTACATTACTTCTTCTTGCACAGCCACCACCTACCCTCGTTTATGCGTCCAGTCTCTTTCTCCCTACGCAGAAACTATCAAACACAACCCGGCTGAGTTGGCTCGGTTTGCGTTGAACGTAACCCTAAACCAGTCTGAATCGGCCCAATCTTTCCTCCAGAAGCTGACGGAATCCAAATGGTTGAACTCCCGTGAGCGTTCCGCTGTGGGAGATTGCTTGGAGGAAGTTAATGACAGTTTGGACCGGGTCAGAAATTCAATCCGTGAACTCAATAGCGTGGATCGGTTCAAAGGTCGGGAGTTCCTCTTGCACATGAGCAATGTTCAGACATGGATTAGCTCAGCCCTAACCGACGAGAATACTTGTATGGATGGGTTTTCCGGTCAGGAAATCGGGGGCCCGGTCCAAAGTTCGGTTCGGATCCAGATCAGTGATGTTGCACATTTTACAAGTAATGCTCTTGCAttaattaaccattacctgaTATGA
- the LOC111904080 gene encoding probable serine/threonine protein kinase IRE has product MSIPPPSSESEQTAYNSIDHVYRNLHQNCQTSHSIVKLRKIPPIPIRQSQSMAAMAENNEGECSDDGDGDGDGDGDSKDDVNYDRQLEEDYILHASSLGLNHIRTCSVPSPLRVVSPSATPSKLGISNKDKTSTPPPREVHTKQFPRITDPGKKVSWSQSKSLRVLPPAIGGLEWLQGNASLSKELQSPRFQAILRATSGRKKRVADIKSFSHELSAKGVRPLPFWKSRGFGRVEEILVMLRGKFDKLKEEVNADLGIFAGDLVGILEETSVSHPEWQENLEDLLIIARKCAKMTSNEFWLKCESIVQILDDRRQDLSTGILKQVHTRLLFILTRCTRLVQFHKECGYEEGHHILGLHQLSDLGVYQKVIESTYQNFSSSLEEPEVTETQMTKNAHEENEEQIKAKMILDGEIDNVEVDTAKSVASSASSYRMSSWKKFPSIKNLKDLDEIDTPTKEASDQLEPKDDHVLNIEIPICPPENLETPSNLTRVSSGVSVSQHHAAYESSLICRICEVEIPTVHVEEHSRICTIADRCDLKGLTVNERLCRVSETLERIIDSCTPKSADIAVGCPDVGRVSLSSTPEDSDESSPKTHRLSCRCSEEILECVHGVDAPYVMDNLQSLPDMNSETRGNLTPVTSSCYKASSGGSLTPRSPLLTPRASQIEVFLSERKTSEHENWQQINKLLEISRSVASINTNDYSALEIMLDRLTDLKYAIQDRKVDALVVETFGRRIEKLLQEKYVVLCGQIEDDKIESSSNLANEDSSVEDETARSSLRASPVNTFSKDRTSIEDFEIIKPISRGAFGRVFLAKKRATGDVFAIKVLKKADMIRKNAVESILAERDILISVRNPFVVRFFYSFTCKENLYLVMEFLNGGDLFSLLRTLGCLEEDMARVYIAELVLALEYLHSLNIIHRDLKPDNLLIGPDGHIKLSDFGLSKVGLINSTEDLSGGVSENRTSIYGENDVAATPGRERQKQSVVGTPDYLAPEILLGVGHGATADWWSVGVILFELLVGIPPFNAESPQQVFANIMNRDIPWPKIPEEMSYEAYDLINKLLTENPAQRLGAIGAVQVKTHHFFKNIHWDTLARQKATFIPSAETLDTSYFMSRYIWNPEDEHVDGGSDFDDMSDTGSTCGDSSFGNMLEEEGDECGNLAEFGASTLNVNYSFSNFSFKNLSQLASINYDMLVKSAQDSIDSSNKPAVP; this is encoded by the exons ATGTCAATTCCACCACCTTCGTCAGAATCCGAACAAACCGCATACAATTCCATCGATCATGTCTATAGAAACCTTCATCAGAATTGTCAAACCTCCCATTCAATCGTTAAATTGAGGAAAATACCTCCGATCCCGATCCGTCAGAGCCAGAGCATGGCTGCAATGGCGGAAAACAACGAAGGAGAGTGCAGTGACGACGGTGACGGTGACGGTGACGGTGACGGTGATAGCAAAGATGATGTGAATTACGATCGTCAGTTGGAGGAGGATTACATACTCCATGCTTCCTCCCTTGGCCTAAACCACATTCGCACTTGTTCTGTTCCTTCGCCTCTTAGGGTCGTTTCTCCGTCTGCTACCCCCTCAAAATTGGGTATTAGTAATAAAGATAAGACTTCAACTCCTCCTCCCCGTGAAGTGCACACAAAACAATTTCCTAGAATCACTGATCCAG GCAAGAAGGTATCATGGAGTCAATCTAAATCATTACGAGTCCTTCCACCAGCCATTGGTGGACTGGAG TGGTTGCAGGGTAATGCATCTCTTTCCAAGGAGCTGCAATCTCCAAGATTCCAGGCCATATTGCGTGCTACAAGTGGTCGTAAGAAGAGAGTTGCAGATATCAAAAGTTTCTCTCACGAGCTCAGTGCCAAAGGAGTAAGGCCTCTACCTTTCTGGAAATCTCGTGGATTTGGGCGTGtggag GAGATTCTGGTGATGCTCAGGGGAAAGTTTGATAAGTTAAAGGAAGAAGTCAATGCTGATCTAGGAATCTTTGCTGGAGATCTGGTTGGCATTCTTGAAGAAACATCAGTATCTCACCCCGAATGGCAAGAAAATTTGGAGGACCTGTTAATTATAGCAAGAAAGTGTGCAAAAATGACATCCAATGAATTTTGGCTGAAATGTGAAAGCATTGTTCAGATCTTAGATGATAGGCGCCAAGATTTATCCACTGGTATCCTCAAACAAGTGCATACCCGTCTTCTATTTATACTTACACGATGCACTCGGCTTGTTCAGTTCCATAAAGAGTGTGGTTATGAAGAAGGCCACCACATTTTAGGTCTTCACCAGCTAAGCGATCTTGGTGTCTATCAAAAAGTTATAGAGTCTACATACCAAAACTTCAGTAGCTCATTAGAAGAACCCGAAGTCACCGAAACACAAATGACCAAAAATGCCCATGAAGAGAATGAGGAACAAATTAAAGCAAAAATGATTTTAGATGGAGAAATTGACAATGTGGAGGTTGATACTGCAAAAAGTGTTGCTTCATCCGCGAGTAGCTACAGAATGTCATCTTGGAAGAAATTTCCATCCATAAAGAATCTGAAAGACCTAGATGAGATTGACACCCCAACAAAAGAAGCCTCTGACCAATTAGAACCTAAAGATGACcatgttttgaatattgaaatACCAATCTGCCCTCCTGAGAACCTGGAGACACCATCAAATCTAACAAGAGTGTCATCCGGGGTTTCTGTAAGTCAACATCATGCAGCTTACGAGAGTTCATTGATTTGTCGTATATGTGAAGTTGAAATACCCACTGTACATGTGGAAGAACATTCTAGAATATGCACCATTGCAGATAGATGTGACTTAAAAGGTTTAACAGTCAATGAAAGACTCTGTAGAGTTTCAGAAACTCTGGAAAGGATCATTGATTCATGCACACCCAAAAGTGCAGATATTGCTGTTGGATGTCCAGATGTTGGGAGAGTATCTTTATCCAGTACACCAGAAGATTCTGATGAATCATCACCGAAAACTCACCGTTTGTCTTGTCGATGCTCTGAAGAGATCCTCGAATGTGTCCATGGAGTTGATGCCCCTTATGTGATGGACAACCTGCAAAGTTTACCAGACATGAATAGTGAAACACGTGGAAACTTGACACCTGTCACATCATCATGTTACAAAGCCTCATCAGGTGGAAGCTTGACTCCTAGATCACCTTTACTAACACCGAGAGCCAGCCAGATTGAGGTGTTCTTGAGTGAAAGGAAGACATCTGAGCATGAAAACTGGCAGCAG ATAAATAAGCTACTGGAAATTTCTCGATCCGTGGCCAGTATCAACACTAATGACTACAGTGCCCTGGAGatcatgcttgatcgtttaacagACCTCAAATATGCTATCCAGGACAGAAAGGTGGATGCCCTTGTTGTCGAAACATTCGGTAGACGTATAGAGAAACTATTACA GGAGAAGTATGTAGTTCTTTGTGGGCAGATAGAGGATGATAAGATAGAATCATCAAGTAACTTGGCGAATGAAGATAGTTCAGTAGAAGATGAGACAGCTCGTAGTAGTCTACGTGCCAGCCCTGTGAATACATTCTCTAAAGATAGGACATCAATTGAAGATTTTGAAATTATAAAACCAATCAGCAGGGGTGCATTTGGACGAGtttttctagccaaaaaaaggGCAACTGGGGATGTATTTGCCATAAAG GTTTTGAAGAAGGCTGATATGATTCGTAAAAATGCGGTTGAAAGTATTTTGGCTGAACGTGATATACTGATATCAGTTCGAAATCCTTTTGTG GTTCGGTTTTTCTACTCATTCACATGCAAAGAAAATCTATATCTGGTAATGGAGTTTTTAAATGGAGGAGATCTTTTCTCTTTGCTGAGAACTCTAGGCTGTTTAGAAGAGGACATGGCACGTGTCTATATTGCAGAACTT GTTCTTGCACTGGAGTATTTACATTCTTTGAATATCATTCACCGAGACCTGAAGCCAGACAATTTGTTGATTGGTCCAGATGGCCATATCAAG CTGTCAGATTTTGGGCTATCGAAGGTAGGTCTGATCAACAGTACAGAGGACTTATCAGGGGGGGTATCAGAAAACAGGACCTCTATTTATGGGGAAAATGATGTTGCTGCTACACCAGGaagagaacgtcaaaaacagtCGGTTGTTGGGACTCCTGACTATCTGGCTCCTGAGATACTTCTAGGCGTGGGACATG GTGCAACAGCTGATTGGTGGTCTGTTGGTGTTATTCTTTTTGAGCTACTTGTAGGGATACCTCCGTTCAATGCAGAATCTCCACAG CAAGTTTTTGCCAACATTATGAACAGAGATATACCATGGCCCAAGATCCCTGAGGAGATGAGCTATGAAGCATATGATCTGATTAATAA GTTGCTGACTGAAAATCCAGCTCAACGCCTTGGTGCCATAGGGGCTGTACAG GTAAAGACGCACCATTTCTTTAAGAATATCCACTGGGACACACTTGCAAGGCAGAAG GCGACATTCATACCATCTGCTGAGACTCTGGACACAAGTTATTTCATGAGCCGGTATATTTGGAATCCAGAAGATGAGCATGTTGATGGAGGCAGCGACTTTGATGATATGTCTGATACAGGCAGCACATGTGGTGATAGCTCTTTCGGCAATATGCTAGAGGAAGAG GGTGATGAATGTGGTAACCTGGCGGAATTTGGTGCTTCAACTCTCAACGTGAATTACTCATTCAGTAATTTCTCATTTAAG AACCTGTCTCAGCTGGCTTCTATCAATTACGACATGCTTGTAAAGAGTGCTCAAGACTCGATAGACAGTTCTAATAAACCAGCAGTACCATGA